From Methylobacterium radiodurans, a single genomic window includes:
- the cbiE gene encoding precorrin-6y C5,15-methyltransferase (decarboxylating) subunit CbiE: MAAFSPAPEAPSSPWLAIVGIGEDGRAGLSPAAAAALDAAELVWGGRRHLALAAPLTAETRIWPSPIDAAYPEILARRGRPTCILATGDPFHYGIGAEIARLVPPEEFRAYPLPSAFSLACARLGWSLPDCACLTLHGRALPLILPHLQPGARLLVLSWDGTTPARVAALLAERGFGRSRLTVLEAMGGRRERVRAAPAAGFDLAEIDPLNTLAVSVEADPGARVLTLGPGLPDALFENDGQLTKAEIRAVTLAALAPRRGALLWDVGGGAGSVAIEWMLRHPAMRAVAVEARAERAARIRRNAESLGVPGLAVVEGTAPEALAGLALPDAVFVGGGVSDPGVIAAACAALRPGGRCVANAVTLEGEAALLAAFRERGGALRRLAVSRADPVGGMHGWRSAMPVTQWIWTCQ; encoded by the coding sequence ATGGCCGCCTTCTCGCCCGCGCCTGAGGCGCCGTCGAGCCCCTGGCTCGCCATCGTCGGCATCGGCGAGGACGGACGCGCCGGCCTGAGCCCCGCCGCGGCGGCCGCCCTCGACGCGGCCGAGCTGGTGTGGGGCGGGCGCCGCCACCTCGCGCTGGCCGCGCCGCTCACGGCCGAGACCCGCATCTGGCCGAGCCCGATCGACGCCGCTTATCCGGAGATCCTGGCCCGGCGGGGACGCCCGACCTGCATCCTGGCGACGGGGGATCCGTTCCACTACGGCATCGGCGCAGAGATCGCCCGGCTGGTGCCGCCGGAGGAGTTCCGCGCCTACCCGCTGCCCTCGGCCTTCAGCCTCGCCTGCGCGCGGCTCGGCTGGTCCCTGCCGGACTGCGCCTGCCTGACGCTGCACGGACGGGCGCTGCCGCTGATCCTGCCCCACCTCCAGCCCGGCGCCCGCCTGCTCGTGCTGTCCTGGGACGGCACCACCCCGGCCCGCGTCGCCGCGCTGCTGGCGGAGCGCGGCTTCGGGCGCTCGCGGCTCACCGTGCTGGAGGCGATGGGCGGCCGGCGCGAGCGGGTGCGTGCCGCGCCGGCCGCGGGGTTCGACCTCGCGGAGATCGATCCGCTCAACACGCTGGCGGTTTCGGTCGAGGCGGATCCCGGCGCGCGGGTACTCACGCTCGGCCCCGGCCTGCCCGACGCCCTGTTCGAGAATGACGGCCAGCTCACCAAGGCCGAGATCCGCGCCGTCACCCTCGCGGCCCTCGCGCCCCGGCGGGGCGCGTTGCTCTGGGACGTCGGCGGCGGCGCCGGCTCGGTCGCGATCGAGTGGATGCTGCGCCATCCCGCCATGCGGGCGGTCGCGGTCGAGGCGCGGGCGGAGCGCGCCGCCCGCATCCGGCGCAACGCCGAGAGCCTCGGCGTGCCCGGCCTCGCCGTGGTCGAGGGCACGGCCCCGGAGGCGCTTGCCGGCCTCGCCCTGCCGGACGCGGTCTTCGTCGGTGGCGGCGTCTCAGATCCGGGTGTGATCGCCGCCGCCTGCGCGGCTCTGCGGCCGGGCGGGCGCTGCGTCGCCAACGCGGTGACGCTGGAGGGCGAGGCGGCCCTGCTCGCGGCCTTTCGCGAGCGCGGCGGGGCGCTGCGCCGCCTCGCGGTCTCCCGGGCGGATCCGGTCGGCGGAATGCACGGCTGGCGCTCGGCCATGCCGGTGACCCAGTGGATCTGGACATGCCAGTGA
- a CDS encoding cobalamin biosynthesis protein, whose translation MPVSSPVIAGVGFRAGAGAEEIAGLIRRALAAAGFDPGALAAIATAADRAGMPALREAAAGFGLAPRGIDADALAAADARVVTRSARVAALRGVGSLAEAAALAAAGPEAVLALPRIAGPGATCALAVAGSARRL comes from the coding sequence ATGCCAGTGAGTTCGCCCGTGATCGCGGGCGTCGGGTTCCGGGCGGGCGCGGGTGCGGAGGAGATCGCCGGGCTGATTCGCCGGGCGCTGGCCGCGGCCGGGTTCGATCCGGGCGCGCTCGCCGCGATCGCCACGGCCGCCGACCGCGCCGGGATGCCGGCGCTGCGCGAGGCCGCCGCCGGTTTCGGTCTCGCGCCGCGCGGGATCGATGCCGACGCGCTGGCGGCGGCGGACGCGCGCGTCGTCACCCGCTCGGCCCGCGTCGCGGCGCTGCGCGGCGTCGGCTCGCTCGCCGAGGCCGCGGCCCTGGCGGCGGCGGGACCGGAGGCGGTGCTCGCCCTTCCCCGCATCGCCGGTCCCGGCGCGACCTGTGCGCTGGCCGTGGCGGGATCCGCCCGGCGGCTGTAG
- the cobM gene encoding precorrin-4 C(11)-methyltransferase, translating to MTVHFIGAGPGAADLITVRGRDRIAACPVCLYAGSLVAPEILGWCPPGARIVDTAPLDLDAIVAEIEAAQARGQDVARLHSGDLAIWSALAEQMRRLDRLGIPYTVTPGVPAFSAAAAALRRELTVPGLAQSVVLTRSSGRASAMPERERLAAFAATGATLALHLSIHVVEKLVAEVTPFYGAACPAAIVYRASWPDERVLTGTLATIAGQAAEAGLERQALILVGPAIEPREFRESALYAADYDRRFRPGGAVAAEGAR from the coding sequence ATGACCGTCCACTTCATCGGCGCCGGGCCGGGCGCGGCCGACCTGATCACCGTGCGCGGGCGCGACCGCATCGCCGCCTGCCCGGTCTGCCTCTACGCGGGCTCGCTGGTCGCGCCGGAGATCCTGGGCTGGTGTCCGCCCGGCGCCCGCATCGTCGACACGGCGCCTCTCGACCTCGACGCCATCGTGGCCGAGATCGAGGCCGCGCAGGCCCGCGGGCAGGACGTCGCCCGGCTGCACTCGGGCGACCTCGCGATCTGGAGCGCGCTGGCCGAGCAGATGCGCCGGCTCGACCGGCTCGGTATCCCCTACACGGTGACGCCGGGCGTGCCGGCCTTCTCGGCGGCCGCCGCGGCGCTGCGTCGCGAGCTCACCGTGCCGGGCCTCGCCCAGTCGGTGGTGCTGACCCGCTCCTCGGGCCGGGCCAGCGCGATGCCCGAGCGCGAGCGGCTCGCCGCCTTCGCGGCGACCGGCGCGACGCTGGCCCTTCACCTCTCGATCCACGTGGTCGAGAAGCTCGTCGCCGAGGTGACCCCCTTCTACGGCGCCGCTTGCCCGGCCGCGATCGTCTACCGCGCCTCCTGGCCGGACGAGCGGGTGCTCACCGGCACGCTCGCCACCATCGCGGGCCAGGCGGCCGAGGCCGGGCTGGAGCGGCAGGCGCTGATCCTCGTCGGCCCCGCCATCGAACCGCGGGAATTCCGCGAGAGCGCCCTCTACGCCGCCGACTACGATCGCCGTTTCCGGCCGGGCGGCGCGGTCGCGGCGGAGGGGGCCCGATGA
- a CDS encoding cobyrinate a,c-diamide synthase has protein sequence MSVQTGVPGLLVAAPRSSSGKTTVALALMRALARRGLRVRGAKCGPDYIDPAFHRAATGHPSFNLDSFAMGPALLDAVAGRAATDADLVVAEGSMGLFDGVRAAPTRTGANADIAARYGWPVLLVLDVSGAAQSAAAVALGCARYDPNVRIAGVVLNKVASPRHRRLVEAGLERVGIPVLGALARDASLVLPERHLGLVQAGETADLEARLDRLADLAEAGLDLDAILSRAGGAAPPLSGALPPPPGQRIAVASDAAFSFLYPHQETGWRAAGAEIVPFSPLADEAPPADCDVCWLPGGYPELHAGRLVAADRFLTGLRRFAADRPVHGECGGYMVLGESLEDAEGVAHRMAGLLPVATSYARRRLHLGYRVAHLVADGILGPAGTRLVGHEFHYAGELTGAPEEAVALARVADAEGTDLGFAGHRRGRVTGSFFHLIAAEPA, from the coding sequence ATGAGCGTTCAGACCGGCGTGCCCGGCCTCCTCGTCGCCGCCCCGCGCTCCAGTTCCGGCAAGACCACCGTGGCGCTGGCGCTGATGCGGGCGCTGGCGCGACGCGGGCTCCGGGTCCGCGGCGCCAAGTGCGGCCCGGACTACATCGACCCGGCCTTCCACCGGGCCGCCACTGGGCATCCGAGCTTCAACCTCGACAGCTTCGCCATGGGGCCCGCCCTGCTCGACGCGGTGGCGGGCCGCGCCGCCACGGACGCCGACCTCGTGGTGGCGGAGGGCTCGATGGGCCTGTTCGACGGGGTGCGGGCGGCGCCCACCCGCACCGGCGCCAATGCCGACATCGCGGCGCGCTACGGCTGGCCGGTCCTGCTCGTGCTCGACGTGTCGGGCGCGGCGCAGTCGGCCGCGGCCGTGGCGCTGGGCTGCGCGCGCTACGACCCGAATGTCCGCATCGCCGGCGTGGTGCTCAACAAGGTCGCGAGCCCGCGCCACCGCCGCCTCGTCGAGGCCGGTCTGGAACGGGTCGGGATCCCGGTTCTCGGCGCGCTCGCCCGCGACGCGAGCCTCGTCCTGCCCGAGCGCCATCTCGGCCTTGTCCAGGCCGGCGAGACCGCCGACCTCGAGGCCCGCCTCGACCGCCTCGCGGATCTCGCCGAGGCCGGGCTCGATCTCGACGCGATCCTCAGCCGCGCGGGCGGCGCGGCCCCCCCCCTCTCGGGCGCCCTGCCCCCGCCGCCGGGCCAGCGGATCGCGGTGGCGAGCGACGCGGCCTTCAGCTTCCTCTACCCGCATCAGGAGACGGGCTGGCGGGCGGCCGGAGCCGAGATCGTGCCGTTCTCACCCCTCGCCGACGAGGCCCCGCCGGCCGATTGCGACGTCTGCTGGTTACCGGGCGGCTACCCCGAACTCCATGCCGGCCGTCTCGTCGCGGCGGACCGCTTTCTCACCGGGCTCCGGCGCTTCGCGGCGGACAGACCGGTGCACGGCGAGTGCGGCGGCTACATGGTGCTGGGCGAGAGCCTGGAGGATGCCGAGGGCGTGGCCCACCGCATGGCGGGACTTCTGCCGGTGGCGACGAGCTATGCCCGGCGTCGCCTGCATCTCGGCTACCGGGTCGCGCATCTCGTGGCCGACGGGATCCTGGGGCCGGCCGGCACCCGCCTCGTCGGGCACGAGTTCCACTACGCGGGCGAGCTGACCGGGGCGCCGGAGGAGGCCGTCGCGCTGGCGCGCGTCGCCGACGCGGAGGGCACGGATTTGGGCTTTGCCGGACACCGGAGGGGTCGGGTCACCGGCAGCTTCTTCCACCTGATCGCCGCCGAGCCCGCCTGA
- a CDS encoding helix-turn-helix domain-containing protein, whose product MMPKQTTDVDRLVGIRITALRKARGLSQTALGNAVGVTFQQVQKYEKGQNRVGAGRLREIARLLEVPVSAFFEDDSQTEGPQEDVFGFLSAHGAIELLRAYAAIEDDQVRRDVLSIVRAAARLSQARDGAAADGEAAAS is encoded by the coding sequence ATGATGCCGAAGCAAACGACCGACGTGGATCGCCTCGTCGGCATTCGCATCACCGCGCTGCGGAAAGCGCGCGGGCTCAGCCAGACCGCTCTCGGCAACGCGGTCGGCGTGACCTTCCAGCAAGTGCAGAAATACGAGAAGGGCCAGAACCGTGTGGGCGCCGGGCGCCTGCGCGAGATCGCCCGCCTGCTCGAAGTGCCGGTCTCGGCCTTCTTCGAGGACGATAGCCAGACCGAGGGGCCGCAGGAGGACGTGTTCGGCTTCCTCAGCGCGCACGGGGCGATCGAGCTGCTGCGCGCCTACGCGGCGATCGAGGACGATCAGGTCCGCCGCGACGTGCTCTCGATCGTGCGCGCCGCCGCCCGTCTCTCGCAGGCCCGGGACGGCGCGGCAGCGGACGGCGAGGCCGCCGCGTCGTAG
- a CDS encoding antibiotic biosynthesis monooxygenase family protein, with product MFIAMNRFKVVKDSTAEFEQVWLGRDSHLGEMTGFVEFHLLRGPEAEDHVLYASHTIWRSRADFEAWTRSEQFRKAHSRAPSSKPLYLGHPQFEGFETIQTVARPAESGEAAA from the coding sequence ATGTTTATCGCGATGAACCGCTTCAAAGTGGTCAAAGATTCGACGGCCGAGTTCGAGCAGGTGTGGCTGGGGCGCGACAGCCACCTCGGCGAGATGACGGGCTTCGTGGAGTTCCACCTGCTGCGCGGGCCGGAAGCCGAGGACCACGTGCTCTACGCCTCGCACACGATCTGGCGCTCGCGGGCCGATTTCGAGGCCTGGACCCGCTCCGAGCAGTTCCGCAAGGCGCATAGCCGCGCCCCGTCCTCGAAGCCGCTCTACCTGGGCCACCCCCAGTTCGAGGGCTTCGAGACGATCCAGACGGTCGCGCGGCCCGCCGAGTCGGGCGAGGCCGCGGCCTGA
- a CDS encoding MFS transporter produces the protein MSGRGIEVPSALSAQERPAAPAASGPASAGPAESGPALAILAGLSLSHLLNDLVQSLLPAIYPLLKARFALDFGQIGLITFVFQVTASILQPMVGFYTDRTPLPFSLAGGMVMSLVGLVALATAPAYPALLLAAGLIGIGSAVFHPEASRVARMAAGGRYGLAQSMFQVGGNAGTALGPLLAAALVVPHGQTSVAWFTLAALAGIAVLSAVGRWYRGRLRAAAARPRVTVAAGNGLTRPRVVASVAVLLALIFSKYFYMASFSSYYTFYLIHRFGVSVVQSQLYLFVFLGSVAAGTILGGPIGDRIGRKPVIWGSILGVLPFALALPHVGLGWTVALTVPIGLILASAMPAILVYAQELLPGRIGLVGGLFFGFAFGMAGLGAALLGEVADRTSIAFVYGLCAYLPLIGLLAIFLPRLRPAA, from the coding sequence ATGAGCGGACGGGGTATCGAGGTGCCGAGCGCGCTGTCCGCGCAGGAGAGGCCGGCGGCGCCGGCGGCCTCAGGGCCGGCCAGCGCGGGACCGGCAGAGTCAGGACCGGCGCTGGCGATCCTCGCTGGCCTCAGCCTGTCGCATCTCCTGAACGACCTCGTGCAGTCGCTGCTGCCGGCGATCTACCCCCTGCTCAAGGCCCGCTTCGCCCTCGATTTCGGCCAGATCGGCCTGATCACCTTCGTGTTCCAGGTGACCGCCTCGATCCTGCAGCCGATGGTCGGGTTCTACACGGACCGCACGCCTTTGCCCTTCTCCCTCGCGGGCGGCATGGTGATGTCCCTGGTCGGGCTGGTCGCGCTCGCCACGGCGCCCGCCTACCCGGCGCTGCTCCTCGCGGCCGGGCTGATCGGCATCGGCTCGGCGGTGTTCCACCCGGAGGCCTCGCGGGTCGCCCGCATGGCGGCGGGCGGGCGCTACGGCCTCGCGCAGTCGATGTTCCAAGTGGGCGGCAATGCCGGCACGGCCCTCGGGCCCCTGCTGGCGGCCGCACTCGTGGTGCCGCACGGGCAGACGAGCGTGGCGTGGTTCACGCTCGCCGCGCTCGCCGGCATCGCGGTGCTGTCGGCGGTCGGCCGCTGGTACCGCGGGCGCCTGCGGGCGGCGGCGGCCCGGCCCCGGGTGACGGTTGCCGCGGGCAACGGCCTGACGCGGCCGCGGGTTGTCGCGAGCGTCGCGGTCCTGCTCGCGCTGATTTTCTCCAAATACTTCTACATGGCGAGCTTCTCGTCCTACTACACGTTCTATCTGATCCACCGGTTCGGCGTCTCGGTGGTGCAGTCGCAGCTCTACCTGTTCGTGTTTCTCGGCTCGGTCGCGGCCGGCACGATCCTCGGCGGGCCGATCGGCGACCGGATCGGGCGCAAGCCGGTGATCTGGGGCTCGATCCTGGGAGTGCTGCCCTTCGCGCTCGCGCTCCCGCATGTCGGGCTCGGCTGGACGGTGGCGCTCACCGTGCCGATCGGCCTGATCCTGGCCTCGGCGATGCCCGCGATCCTGGTCTACGCGCAGGAATTGCTGCCCGGACGGATCGGGCTCGTCGGCGGCCTGTTCTTCGGCTTCGCCTTCGGCATGGCGGGCCTCGGCGCGGCCTTGCTCGGTGAGGTTGCCGACCGCACCAGCATCGCGTTCGTCTACGGGCTCTGCGCCTACCTGCCGCTGATCGGCCTGCTCGCGATCTTCCTGCCGCGGCTGCGCCCGGCCGCCTAA
- a CDS encoding undecaprenyl-phosphate glucose phosphotransferase, producing MFQDRPPQIYRALPSPGTRRNVWAALMPRRRRALARLGVPLTAACIDLAVIVGTTLLLEYVYAYATEAGVPASSQLRAWRLAGLLALVVLSVNVLRGSYTIETLLDRRPHLQRTASLWLAAWGAVLVVSFVTKTTTDFSRAVAAGTVLLGLPALMAGRALTVWLVRRLARPGSHSVARVHLVGYEEDVARFYAGNRADALGLRVIGTSYLRRPDADLAARQAQMDEDLELAVSVVRFLRPDDVFILVPWSEPGEVERCIDAFLRVPAALHLRPGTVLDRFPDMQVARVGRLSGINIGRRPLNLAEVALKRAFDLAVSLIALALLAPLLAAVAVLIKLDSPGPVLFRQKRYGFNQQPFWVFKFRSMRAEADAPFRQATRNDARVTRVGAFLRRSNLDELPQLLNVVKGEMSLVGPRPHALAHDRSFERRIALYARRHNVRPGITGWAQVNGLRGETLTDADMEARVAHDLHYIDNWSLWFDLQIILRTVVSRQAYDNAF from the coding sequence ATGTTCCAGGATCGGCCCCCCCAGATCTATCGCGCCCTGCCGAGCCCGGGGACGCGCCGGAACGTCTGGGCGGCCCTGATGCCGCGGCGGCGGCGCGCGCTGGCGCGCCTGGGCGTGCCACTCACGGCGGCTTGCATCGACCTCGCGGTGATCGTCGGCACCACGCTCCTGCTCGAATACGTCTACGCCTACGCAACGGAGGCGGGCGTTCCGGCCTCCTCCCAGCTCCGGGCCTGGCGCCTGGCCGGACTGCTCGCCCTGGTGGTGCTCTCGGTCAACGTCCTGCGGGGCAGCTACACGATCGAGACCCTGCTCGACCGCAGGCCCCATCTCCAGCGAACCGCCTCGCTCTGGCTCGCCGCCTGGGGCGCCGTGCTGGTGGTGAGCTTCGTCACGAAGACCACGACCGACTTCTCGCGCGCGGTCGCGGCCGGGACCGTCCTGCTCGGATTGCCGGCGCTGATGGCCGGCCGCGCCCTCACGGTCTGGCTGGTGCGCCGCCTCGCCCGGCCCGGCTCGCACTCGGTCGCCCGCGTCCACCTCGTCGGCTACGAGGAGGATGTTGCGCGCTTCTACGCGGGGAACCGGGCGGACGCCCTCGGCCTCCGGGTGATCGGCACGAGCTACCTGCGCCGGCCCGACGCCGACCTTGCCGCGCGGCAGGCCCAGATGGACGAGGATCTCGAACTCGCCGTCTCGGTGGTGCGCTTCCTGCGGCCCGACGACGTGTTCATCCTGGTGCCCTGGTCGGAGCCCGGCGAGGTGGAGCGCTGCATCGACGCCTTCCTGCGCGTGCCCGCGGCCCTGCACCTGCGCCCCGGCACCGTGCTCGACCGCTTTCCCGACATGCAGGTCGCGCGCGTCGGCCGGCTCTCGGGCATCAATATCGGACGCCGGCCGCTGAACCTCGCCGAGGTGGCGCTGAAGCGCGCCTTCGACCTCGCGGTGAGCCTCATCGCGCTGGCGCTGCTCGCCCCGCTCCTCGCCGCGGTCGCCGTGCTGATCAAGCTCGACAGCCCCGGGCCGGTCCTCTTCCGGCAGAAGCGCTACGGCTTCAACCAGCAGCCGTTCTGGGTCTTCAAGTTCCGCAGCATGCGGGCCGAGGCCGACGCGCCCTTCCGGCAGGCTACCCGCAACGACGCCCGCGTCACCCGGGTCGGCGCCTTCCTGCGCCGCTCCAACCTCGACGAGCTGCCCCAGCTCCTCAACGTCGTGAAGGGCGAGATGTCGCTGGTCGGGCCGCGCCCGCACGCGCTGGCGCACGATCGCAGCTTCGAGCGCCGCATCGCCCTCTACGCCCGCCGCCACAACGTGCGGCCGGGCATCACCGGCTGGGCCCAGGTCAACGGCCTGCGCGGCGAGACCCTGACCGACGCCGACATGGAGGCCCGCGTCGCGCACGACCTGCACTACATCGACAACTGGTCGCTCTGGTTCGACCTGCAGATCATCCTCCGCACGGTGGTCTCGCGGCAGGCCTACGACAACGCGTTCTGA
- the topA gene encoding type I DNA topoisomerase, translating into MKVVVVESPAKAKTINKYLGRDYEVLASFGHIRDLPAKDGSVDPEADFQMVWELEDRGSKRVSEIAKAVKGAEKLILATDPDREGEAISWHVLEALNARKALKDVPVERVTFNAITKDSVEQAMRKPRAIDQALVDAYLARRALDYLVGFNLSPVLWRKLPGARSAGRVQSVALRLVTEREVEIETFKPREYWSLVATLATETGGVFDARLVGADGKRIQRLDVGTGAEAEAFRRDLELATFRVASVEAKPAKRHPQPPFTTSTLQQEASRKLGMAPAQTMRVAQRLYEGVDIGGETVGIITYMRTDGVDMAPEAIRDARTVIGREFGDAYVPDAPRKYTVKAKNAQEAHEAVRPTDMGLLPKQIARHLEPEQAKLYELIWTRTVASQMESAELERTTVDVEASVGPRKLDLRATGQVVKFDGFLTLYQEGKDDEEDEESKRLPMMRANDALRRERITATQHFTEPPPRYSEASLVKRMEELGIGRPSTYAAVLQTLRDREYVRIEKKRLVPEDKGRLVTGFLESFFKRYVEYDFTADLEGQLDRVSNAEIDWRAVLRDFWRDFSAAIGNTKELRVTDVLEALNGLLGAHIFPEKADGSNPRACPTCGSGQLSLKLGKFGAFVGCSNYPECKYTRQLSASGIDGEGEGSSAEGGQPGVRVLGEDPTTGLPVTLRDGRFGPFVQLGEASTEKGAEKPKRSSLPKGLAPSAVDLEKALRLLALPREVARHPETGEPILANLGRFGPYVQHGKTYANLGKDDDVLEIGGNRAIDLIVAKEQGGGRGRPAADPGRPLGKDAASGRELVVKAGKYGPYVTDGEVNATLPKTANAEALTLEEGIALVNARREAGGGKASARGGRKTAASKTAAAKTATKSAAKPARRAAAKAADGDEADGSTAKAKAKPKAGAKSTAKTAAKSSSKASAKPAA; encoded by the coding sequence ATGAAAGTCGTCGTCGTCGAGTCGCCGGCCAAAGCCAAGACGATCAACAAGTATCTCGGCCGCGACTACGAGGTGCTGGCCTCCTTCGGCCATATCCGCGACCTGCCGGCCAAGGACGGCTCGGTCGACCCGGAGGCCGACTTCCAGATGGTCTGGGAGCTGGAGGACCGCGGCTCGAAGCGGGTCTCCGAGATCGCCAAGGCGGTCAAGGGCGCCGAGAAGCTGATCCTGGCGACCGACCCGGATCGCGAGGGCGAGGCGATCTCCTGGCATGTGCTGGAGGCGCTCAACGCCCGCAAGGCGCTCAAGGATGTACCGGTCGAGCGCGTCACCTTCAACGCGATCACCAAGGATTCCGTCGAGCAGGCGATGCGGAAACCCCGCGCGATCGACCAGGCGCTGGTCGACGCCTATCTGGCGCGCCGTGCCCTCGACTACCTCGTGGGCTTCAACCTCTCGCCGGTGCTCTGGCGCAAGCTGCCCGGCGCGCGCTCGGCGGGCCGCGTGCAGTCGGTGGCGCTGCGCCTCGTCACCGAGCGCGAGGTCGAGATCGAGACCTTCAAGCCCCGCGAGTACTGGTCGCTGGTGGCGACGCTCGCGACCGAGACCGGCGGCGTTTTCGACGCCCGGCTCGTGGGCGCCGACGGTAAGCGCATCCAGCGCCTCGACGTCGGCACCGGCGCGGAGGCGGAGGCCTTCCGGCGCGACCTCGAACTCGCGACCTTCCGGGTCGCCTCCGTCGAGGCCAAGCCTGCCAAGCGCCATCCGCAGCCGCCCTTCACCACCTCGACCCTCCAGCAGGAGGCCTCGCGCAAGCTCGGCATGGCCCCGGCCCAGACCATGCGGGTCGCCCAGCGCCTCTACGAGGGCGTCGATATCGGCGGCGAGACCGTCGGCATCATCACCTACATGCGGACCGACGGCGTCGACATGGCGCCCGAGGCCATCCGTGACGCGCGCACCGTGATCGGCCGCGAGTTCGGCGACGCCTACGTGCCCGACGCCCCGCGCAAGTACACGGTGAAGGCAAAGAACGCGCAGGAGGCCCACGAGGCCGTCCGCCCGACCGACATGGGCCTGCTCCCGAAGCAGATCGCCCGGCACCTCGAGCCCGAGCAGGCCAAGCTCTACGAGCTGATCTGGACCCGCACCGTGGCGAGCCAGATGGAATCGGCGGAGCTGGAGCGCACCACGGTCGATGTCGAGGCGAGCGTCGGCCCGCGCAAGCTCGATCTGCGCGCCACCGGCCAGGTGGTGAAGTTCGACGGCTTCCTCACCCTCTATCAGGAGGGCAAGGACGACGAGGAGGACGAGGAGTCGAAGCGCCTGCCCATGATGCGGGCGAACGACGCGCTCAGGCGCGAGCGCATCACCGCGACCCAGCACTTCACCGAGCCGCCGCCGCGCTACTCGGAGGCGAGCCTCGTCAAGCGCATGGAGGAGCTCGGCATCGGCCGGCCCTCGACCTACGCCGCGGTGCTCCAGACGCTGCGCGACCGCGAATACGTGCGCATCGAGAAGAAGCGCCTCGTGCCTGAGGACAAGGGCCGGCTGGTGACCGGCTTCCTGGAGAGCTTCTTCAAGCGCTACGTCGAGTACGATTTCACCGCCGACCTCGAGGGACAGCTCGACCGCGTCTCGAACGCCGAGATCGACTGGCGGGCGGTGCTGCGCGACTTCTGGCGCGATTTCTCCGCCGCGATCGGCAACACGAAGGAGCTGCGCGTCACCGACGTGCTGGAGGCGCTGAACGGGCTGCTCGGCGCCCACATCTTCCCCGAGAAGGCGGACGGCTCGAACCCGCGCGCCTGCCCGACCTGCGGCTCGGGCCAGCTCTCGCTGAAGCTCGGCAAGTTCGGCGCCTTCGTCGGCTGCTCGAACTACCCGGAGTGCAAGTACACCCGGCAGCTCTCGGCGTCGGGCATCGACGGCGAGGGTGAGGGCTCCTCCGCCGAGGGCGGGCAGCCCGGCGTGCGGGTGCTCGGCGAGGACCCCACCACGGGCCTGCCGGTGACCTTGCGCGACGGCCGCTTCGGGCCCTTCGTGCAGCTCGGCGAGGCCTCGACCGAGAAGGGCGCCGAGAAGCCGAAGCGCTCCTCGCTGCCCAAGGGCCTCGCGCCCTCCGCGGTCGACCTGGAGAAGGCGCTGAGACTCCTGGCGCTGCCGCGCGAGGTGGCGCGCCACCCCGAGACCGGCGAGCCGATCCTGGCCAATCTCGGCCGGTTCGGTCCCTACGTGCAGCACGGCAAGACCTACGCGAACCTTGGAAAGGATGACGACGTCCTTGAGATCGGAGGCAACCGCGCCATCGACCTCATCGTCGCCAAGGAACAGGGCGGCGGGCGCGGGCGCCCGGCCGCCGATCCCGGCCGGCCGCTCGGCAAGGACGCGGCGAGCGGGCGCGAGCTCGTGGTCAAGGCCGGCAAGTACGGCCCCTACGTCACGGACGGCGAGGTGAACGCCACCCTGCCGAAGACCGCGAACGCCGAGGCACTGACGCTCGAAGAGGGTATTGCCCTCGTGAACGCGCGGCGCGAGGCGGGCGGCGGCAAGGCTTCGGCCCGCGGCGGGCGCAAGACGGCTGCGTCCAAGACCGCGGCGGCCAAGACGGCGACAAAGAGTGCGGCCAAGCCTGCGCGGCGAGCGGCGGCGAAAGCGGCCGACGGCGATGAGGCAGACGGGTCCACGGCGAAGGCCAAGGCGAAGCCCAAGGCCGGTGCCAAGTCCACCGCGAAGACCGCCGCCAAATCGTCGAGCAAGGCGTCCGCCAAGCCCGCGGCGTAG
- a CDS encoding DUF1488 family protein → MPLERYTHGAPHHDAATEGAIRFPMTNGQRVIGCEIGADVLRQQFGDDGADPLDVFLQHRSVIEAAASRAYDRGTFPNDLMELTAGDFAPGS, encoded by the coding sequence ATGCCGCTCGAACGATACACGCATGGTGCGCCCCACCACGACGCGGCGACCGAGGGCGCGATCCGCTTTCCGATGACGAACGGGCAGCGCGTGATCGGCTGCGAGATCGGTGCCGACGTGCTGCGGCAGCAATTCGGCGACGACGGGGCCGATCCCCTCGACGTGTTCCTGCAGCACCGGTCGGTGATCGAGGCCGCCGCGAGCCGGGCCTACGACCGCGGCACCTTCCCGAACGACCTGATGGAGCTGACGGCGGGCGATTTCGCGCCCGGTTCCTGA